In Prosthecobacter sp. SYSU 5D2, one genomic interval encodes:
- a CDS encoding TIM barrel protein — protein sequence MPATSSILSLSTCWNSHRHTEGRALAQEAHELGFEWIEVSHGTKISLLPGLLEAVAAGEIQVSSLHNFCPPPVEVTMDAPDAYEFTSDKTWERERAISLTKKTLAMATRFGTDRVVIHLGSARIRSFTDKLEAMALAGQLYSRDYSDLKLKFVAQRQTASALAMDRVRAALDQLLPVCEAEGVRLGIETRSHYEQIPSQHEMLLLLEEYKDCPWVGSWHDFGHVQRQANLALLDHETYLSQISAHLIGCHVHDVAWPMKDHRAPLSTGGVALEKLMPLVPAGVPLIWELSPGNRREAVVEALNRWREKFPA from the coding sequence GTGCCAGCCACCTCATCCATTCTTTCCCTGTCCACTTGCTGGAACAGCCATCGCCACACCGAAGGGCGTGCGCTGGCCCAGGAAGCCCATGAGCTCGGCTTCGAATGGATCGAGGTCAGCCACGGCACCAAAATCTCCCTTCTTCCCGGCCTGCTGGAAGCCGTGGCCGCCGGTGAGATCCAAGTCAGCAGCCTCCACAACTTCTGCCCCCCGCCCGTCGAGGTGACCATGGACGCACCCGATGCCTATGAATTCACCTCGGACAAAACCTGGGAGCGGGAAAGAGCCATCTCACTGACCAAAAAGACCCTGGCCATGGCCACCCGCTTTGGCACGGACCGCGTCGTCATCCATCTTGGCAGCGCCAGGATCCGCTCTTTCACGGATAAACTGGAGGCCATGGCGCTCGCCGGTCAGCTTTATTCACGCGATTATTCGGACCTTAAACTCAAGTTCGTCGCCCAGCGCCAGACCGCCAGCGCTCTCGCCATGGACCGCGTGCGTGCTGCCTTGGACCAGCTCCTGCCCGTGTGTGAAGCCGAAGGCGTGCGCCTCGGCATCGAGACGCGCAGCCACTACGAGCAGATCCCCAGCCAGCATGAAATGCTCCTCCTCCTGGAGGAATACAAGGACTGCCCCTGGGTCGGCTCCTGGCATGACTTTGGCCACGTCCAGCGCCAGGCCAATCTCGCGCTGCTGGACCACGAAACCTACCTCTCCCAGATCTCCGCGCACCTCATTGGCTGCCACGTCCATGACGTCGCCTGGCCCATGAAAGACCATCGCGCACCACTGAGCACCGGCGGCGTGGCCTTGGAAAAACTGATGCCGCTCGTCCCTGCCGGCGTGCCTCTCATCTGGGAGCTCAGCCCCGGCAACAGGCGGGAGGCCGTGGTGGAGGCCCTGAACCGCTGGCGGGAAAAATTTCCGGCCTAA
- a CDS encoding DUF1549 domain-containing protein, giving the protein MIRLLPHSLLAVLAMLTPVQAAPDTQSAAKAIDKILEADWKKHKVTGNPEVDDSTFVRRLYLDITGRIPTTREAETFMNSQAPDKRAKLIDHLLASEGYVQHSFNYWADVLRTQTSGNQTGAITGAAYANYLKESLRTNKPYDKLVQEMIAAEGDSWDNGAIGYYMRDRGMPLDNMANTARVFLGTRVECAQCHNHPFDKWTQKQFFEMAAFTYPVQTNDYYDGSSTAALSLLREREKELREKFKAPTLSKKASAQEKARVKKETEKLAAQYKDALDKLRKDNRYVQEAITDVRNLKRYTSVSVQENRKLVLPHDYQYSDAKPKSRVEPATMYGHAAEVKTGETQIQAYARWLASKDNDRFNKVIANRLWKRAFGLALMEPLDEIMDSTVPMIPELQSHLEKLIVSLNYDMKAYLRILYNTSAYQRQVTREEVAPGIVYHFTGPVLRRMTAEQMWDSFVTLINPNPDMPNEALRTAFTNRILAAKKINDSMESLTAEEVLAGAEKSGKLYKDQAVRVRELQVKMAEARANEDKETYNKLRGELNQLQRETRTSVNQNLIVPGMKKLATELDVVPAVLQDGGKAGDKVVAAAGASMDMMMSSMADTGDAVNKIFLPGYDTPKRTRDEEKAYQAAREAVWKEEADFYGLEGRGLASYYRARADQTRNWVRAAELESPAPRGHYLREFGQSDRETIENANLEASVPQALAMMNGQLMPQIMGRHSQLMLTVSKAQYPDDKVEAIYKTVLSRKPTSREKEVWMKAQENGLADIEDLIFSLLNTQQFIFIQ; this is encoded by the coding sequence ATGATACGCTTGCTCCCCCATTCCCTGCTTGCTGTCCTGGCCATGCTCACCCCGGTCCAGGCCGCCCCCGACACCCAGTCTGCCGCCAAGGCGATTGACAAGATTCTTGAGGCGGACTGGAAAAAGCACAAGGTCACAGGCAACCCCGAAGTGGATGACAGCACCTTCGTGCGCCGCCTGTATCTGGACATCACCGGCCGTATCCCCACCACCCGTGAGGCGGAGACCTTCATGAACTCCCAGGCACCGGACAAGCGCGCCAAGCTCATTGACCACCTGCTTGCCTCCGAAGGCTACGTCCAGCACTCCTTCAATTACTGGGCGGACGTCCTGCGCACCCAGACCAGCGGCAACCAGACGGGAGCCATCACCGGTGCAGCCTATGCGAACTATCTGAAGGAAAGCCTTCGCACCAACAAGCCCTATGACAAGCTGGTCCAGGAGATGATCGCCGCCGAAGGGGATTCCTGGGACAATGGAGCCATCGGTTATTACATGCGCGACCGCGGCATGCCCCTGGACAACATGGCCAACACCGCCCGCGTCTTCCTCGGCACTCGTGTGGAGTGCGCCCAGTGCCATAACCATCCCTTTGATAAGTGGACGCAGAAGCAGTTCTTCGAGATGGCGGCCTTCACCTACCCGGTGCAGACCAATGATTATTATGACGGCAGTTCCACCGCCGCCCTCTCCTTGCTCCGCGAGCGTGAAAAAGAACTCAGAGAGAAGTTCAAAGCGCCCACCCTCAGCAAAAAAGCCTCTGCCCAGGAAAAAGCACGTGTCAAAAAAGAGACTGAAAAGCTGGCCGCACAGTACAAAGACGCCCTGGACAAGCTGCGCAAAGACAACCGCTATGTGCAGGAGGCCATCACTGATGTCCGTAACCTGAAGCGTTACACATCCGTCAGCGTCCAGGAAAACCGCAAGCTGGTGCTGCCGCACGACTATCAATACAGCGATGCCAAACCCAAGTCCCGCGTGGAGCCTGCCACCATGTATGGCCACGCTGCCGAGGTAAAGACCGGCGAGACCCAGATCCAGGCTTATGCCCGCTGGCTGGCCTCCAAAGACAATGACCGCTTCAATAAAGTCATCGCCAACCGCCTGTGGAAGCGCGCCTTCGGCCTCGCCCTCATGGAGCCGCTGGATGAGATCATGGACAGCACCGTGCCCATGATTCCTGAGCTTCAGAGCCACCTGGAGAAGCTCATCGTCAGCCTGAACTATGACATGAAGGCTTATCTGCGCATCCTTTACAACACCAGCGCCTATCAGCGCCAGGTCACCCGCGAGGAGGTCGCCCCCGGCATCGTTTACCACTTCACCGGCCCCGTCCTGCGCCGCATGACGGCGGAGCAGATGTGGGATTCCTTTGTCACCCTCATCAATCCAAATCCCGACATGCCGAATGAGGCCCTTCGCACCGCTTTCACCAACCGCATTCTCGCCGCCAAAAAGATCAACGATTCTATGGAGTCCCTCACGGCTGAGGAAGTGCTCGCCGGGGCTGAAAAGTCCGGCAAGCTCTACAAAGACCAGGCCGTCAGGGTCCGCGAGCTCCAGGTGAAAATGGCCGAGGCACGGGCCAATGAAGACAAGGAGACCTACAACAAGCTGCGCGGGGAGCTGAACCAGCTTCAGCGTGAAACACGCACCTCTGTGAACCAGAACCTCATCGTCCCCGGCATGAAGAAGCTCGCCACCGAGCTGGACGTGGTCCCCGCCGTCCTCCAGGACGGGGGCAAAGCGGGGGATAAAGTCGTCGCCGCCGCAGGTGCCAGCATGGACATGATGATGTCCAGCATGGCCGATACAGGAGATGCCGTGAACAAGATCTTTCTTCCTGGCTATGACACCCCCAAGCGCACCCGCGATGAGGAAAAAGCATACCAGGCCGCCCGTGAGGCCGTCTGGAAGGAAGAGGCGGATTTTTACGGCCTGGAGGGCAGAGGCCTCGCCAGCTACTACCGCGCCCGTGCCGATCAGACCCGCAACTGGGTGCGCGCCGCCGAGCTGGAAAGCCCCGCTCCCCGTGGCCACTACCTGCGTGAGTTCGGCCAGAGCGACCGTGAGACCATCGAAAATGCCAACCTCGAAGCCAGCGTTCCCCAGGCCCTGGCCATGATGAACGGCCAGCTCATGCCACAGATCATGGGCCGCCACAGCCAGCTCATGCTCACCGTCAGCAAGGCGCAGTATCCAGATGACAAAGTGGAGGCCATTTACAAAACCGTGCTCTCCCGCAAGCCTACCTCACGGGAGAAAGAAGTCTGGATGAAAGCCCAGGAAAACGGCCTTG
- the purM gene encoding phosphoribosylformylglycinamidine cyclo-ligase has protein sequence MSKHTYKQAGVDIHEAASFVDDIGALVKATQKKRKLANAFGLFAAGYDLSKYKEPMIFTGCDGVGTKLELLLKYDLLENAGKDLVAMNVNDVLTCGADPIMFLDYVGVNQIKKKQLARIIAGMSEYLQACNCILAGGETAEMPGAVLDGMVELSGFAIGAAEKKDVLNPAEIKEGDVLIGWPSAGFHANGFSLVRRIIEKESIKLSKKDAAQLLTPTLLYHEQCWGLKKAKVKPAAMAHITGGGLVENLGRIFTKRGLGCHLKVPYWQNDVVQKVLRHADPADCWDTFNMGIGWVAIVDAKQAKKALKVSTGAVVLGEMDKSATVTCELVN, from the coding sequence TACAAACAGGCCGGCGTTGATATCCATGAAGCAGCATCCTTTGTGGATGACATCGGCGCGCTGGTGAAGGCCACGCAAAAGAAGCGCAAGCTGGCCAATGCCTTCGGCCTCTTCGCCGCCGGCTACGATCTCAGCAAATACAAGGAGCCGATGATCTTCACCGGCTGTGACGGGGTGGGCACGAAGCTGGAGCTGCTGCTGAAGTACGACCTGCTGGAAAATGCCGGCAAGGACCTGGTGGCCATGAACGTCAATGACGTGCTGACCTGCGGGGCCGATCCCATCATGTTCCTCGACTACGTGGGCGTGAACCAGATCAAGAAAAAGCAGCTCGCCCGCATCATCGCCGGCATGTCGGAATACCTGCAGGCCTGCAACTGCATCCTGGCCGGTGGTGAAACGGCGGAAATGCCCGGCGCGGTGCTCGATGGCATGGTGGAGCTTTCCGGCTTCGCCATCGGTGCGGCGGAAAAGAAAGACGTCCTCAATCCAGCCGAAATCAAAGAGGGCGATGTCCTCATCGGCTGGCCCAGCGCCGGTTTCCATGCCAATGGATTCAGCCTCGTCCGCCGCATCATCGAGAAGGAAAGCATCAAGCTCAGCAAAAAAGACGCCGCCCAGCTCCTCACTCCCACCCTTCTTTATCATGAGCAGTGCTGGGGTCTGAAAAAGGCGAAGGTGAAACCGGCCGCCATGGCCCACATCACCGGCGGCGGTCTGGTGGAAAATCTGGGGCGCATTTTCACCAAGCGCGGCCTCGGCTGCCATCTCAAGGTGCCTTACTGGCAGAACGACGTGGTCCAGAAAGTCCTCCGCCACGCCGACCCTGCGGATTGCTGGGACACCTTCAACATGGGCATCGGCTGGGTGGCCATCGTGGATGCCAAGCAGGCCAAAAAAGCCCTCAAAGTCAGCACCGGAGCCGTCGTCCTCGGCGAGATGGACAAAAGCGCCACCGTCACCTGCGAGCTGGTCAACTAA